In one Plasmodium vivax chromosome 4, whole genome shotgun sequence genomic region, the following are encoded:
- a CDS encoding variable surface protein Vir24-related (encoded by transcript PVX_003510A), with protein MENYLTEFITDEDARKKLPSYIIYEKFKNKNNTETSSTLQKVNENSENDETKYNDNVNDFCNKFSWSLKNLSEITGNELKHRDKCSYLSYWAYEKIRSIFGTHDIYSNKRHIINKLNETVRDISNSTSTKKPCDIYFGNKFDHWDEWKQLHDYFKNSEHILSLVTESNCSECTKFCNYVKHIKTLYDKYERGCCLWGSCDDYINCDDKYNPSELLKRLKCEEEGSEQRTSEEGQSSTPQSEKNHMRINYLKCYTSHKNTKKDMEKDKEPAKTGKKEDEEPDSTIAQCYYVIPRGANVHKPMNITVPGKRPNSKRHLSVLWTVPLSEEVYRDYKSDRDEHKLILKSKEFEEVTCSKYASGENVPESCKKNKEVKDTVPVEKNRSETPNIVNGISIWDNLFYSRSVENPCNSILCDPTRIAMLGILTLGVFLVLLIYYKVDTDSFKNITVVRYNV; from the coding sequence ataatacagaGACTTCTTCCACATTACAGAAAGTTAATGAAAATtcagaaaatgatgaaacaAAATACAATGATAATGTTAATGatttttgtaataaattttcgtggagtttgaaaaatttatCCGAAATTACGGGTAATGAATTAAAACATCGTGATAAATGTTCTTATTTGAGCTACTGggcatatgaaaaaataaggagCATATTCGGTACACATGATATTTATAGTAATAAGAgacatattataaataagcTTAATGAAACAGTTAGAGACATTAGTAATAGTACATCAACCAAGAAACCGTGTGATATTTATTTTGGTAATAAATTCGATCATTGGGATGAGTGGAAACAATTACATGACTATTTTAAGAATAGTGAACATATTCTTAGTTTGGTAACTGAATCTAATTGTAGTGAATgcacaaaattttgtaaCTATGTTAAACATATTAAGAcattatatgataaatatgaaaGAGGTTGCTGTTTGTGGGGTAGCTGCGATGATTACATTAACTGCGATGATAAGTATAACCCGAGTGAATTGTTAAAACGGTTAAAATGTGAGGAAGAAGGGTCTGAGCAGCGTACAAGTGAAGAAGGACAAAGTTCTACTCCTCAATCGGAAAAAAACCATATGAGGATTAATTATCTAAAGTGTTACACATCACATaagaatacaaaaaaagacatggaaaaagataaagaacCAGCCAAAACAGGCAAgaaagaagatgaagaaccAGACAGCACAATTGCACAATGCTATTATGTAATTCCTAGGGGTGCAAATGTCCATAAACCAATGAATATTACAGTCCCCGGAAAACGCCCGAATTCTAAAAGACATTTATCTGTTCTTTGGACTGTTCCGCTTTCAGAAGAGGTTTATAGAGATTATAAAAGTGATAGAGATGAACATAAACTAATTCTTAAATCTaaagaatttgaagaagttaCTTGTTCAAAGTACGCATCGGGGGAAAACGTGCCCGAATCGTgcaaaaagaacaaagagGTTAAAGATACTGTGCCTGTGGAGAAAAATAGGTCAGAGACACCAAATATAGTAAATGGTATTTCAATTTGGGATAATCTCTTTTATTCTAGGAGTGTAGAGAATCCATGTAATAGTATATTATGCGACCCTACTCGCATAGCAATGTTGGGTATCTTAACGTTAGGGGTATTTCTcgttcttttaatttattacaaaGTAGACACGGatagttttaaaaacataacaGTTGTTcgatataatgtataa